From Apium graveolens cultivar Ventura chromosome 9, ASM990537v1, whole genome shotgun sequence, the proteins below share one genomic window:
- the LOC141685030 gene encoding uncharacterized protein LOC141685030, which translates to MLAKPEDGETLILYLAVSEYSISAALVKEEEGRQSPVYYVSKRLQDAKTRYTSMEKLVYALILATKKLRPYFQAHRIEVCTAYPLRHVLHKPESSGRMLKWAIELGQFDLEYCPRTSIKGQVLADFILEFDSEVDGKAIVLAEPLSQGDAPAKVREEFLHPWWILHVDGALNNNGAGAGIVLITLEGHHPMSAIHFKFYVTNNDPEYEALINGLKIALEVGVMNLIARSDSELVNQVNGGFQARGPRTELYMRCMRRLLEKFGSAKLEGMPREDNNNADALAKMGSQMDSVRLGQIPLGSQEIPSIPEIGVFQTQVIPQETWMTPIHNYIRKGTVPEDKSQARLLRYQAARYVEYDGVLYKRGFNQPLLRCVDLEEGNYILREVHEGICGNHSRGGSLALKVLRQGYYWPTMKEDAFKFVRACDRCQRFANYSNAPATSITSLTSPWPFVLWGIDLIGEFSKANGGVKYAVVAVDYFTKWAEAMSLATITTKKIWDFFFNSIVCRFGIPYKLISDNGKQFDSI; encoded by the coding sequence ATGTTGGCCAAGCCCGAGGACGGAGAAACGTTGATTCTTTATTTAGCAGTCTCTGAATATTCGATCAGCGCAGCACTAGTGAAAGAGGAAGAAGGTCGACAGTCCCCAGTGTACTACGTAAGCAAAAGGTTACAAGACGCAAAGACTAGGTATACTAGCATGGAGAAATTGGTATACGCCCTTATCCTTGCGACAAAAAAGTTAAGGCCTTATTTCCAAGCTCATCGAATAGAAGTCTGCACCGCCTATCCTCTTAGGCATGTTCTACATAAACCAGAATCGTCGGGAAGAATGTTAAAATGGGCGATAGAGCTGGGACAATTTGATTTAGAATACTGCCCTCGCACATCAATCAAGGGACAGGTACTGGCCGATTTCATACTTGAGTTTGACTCTGAGGTAGATGGTAAGGCTATAGTGTTGGCAGAACCTCTCTCACAGGGTGATGCCCCCGCCAAAGTGAGAGAAGAGTTCCTACACCCCTGGTGGATCTTACACGTTGACGGGGCTCTGAATAACAACGGAGCAGGGGCTGGAATCGTCTTAATTACCCTAGAAGGACATCATCCGATGAGCGCAATTCACTTCAAGTTTTACGTCACCAACAACGATCCTGAATATGAAGCATTAATCAATGGCCTGAAGATAGCTTTGGAAGTAGGAGTTATGAACCTGATCGCTCGAAGTGACTCAGAATTGGTAAACCAAGTCAACGGGGGTTTTCAAGCTCGAGGACCTCGAACGGAGCTATATATGAGATGCATGCGGCGTTTGCTAGAGAAATTTGGAAGTGCTAAACTAGAAGGTATGCCTCGGGAAGACAATAATAATGCTGATGCCTTGGCTAAAATGGGATCACAGATGGATAGCGTACGGCTTGGACAAATCCCTTTGGGGAGCCAAGAAATCCCGAGTATCCCGGAAATAGGGGTGTTCCAGACTCAAGTAATCCCACAAGAGACTTGGATGACTCCCATTCATAATTACATTCGAAAGGGAACGGTGCCAGAAGACAAGTCACAAGCTCGGCTCCTTCGCTATCAGGCTGCGAGGTATGTCGAATATGATGGAGTATTGTACAAAAGAGGTTTTAACCAACCACTATTACGGTGTGTGGACTTGGAGGAAGGAAACTACATCCTTAGAGAGGTACACGAAGgcatttgtggcaatcactcgagGGGTGGTTCGTTGGCATTAAAAGTCCTCAGACAAGGATATTACTGGCCAACAATGAAAGAAGATGCCTTCAAGTTCGTTAGGGCATGCGATCGTTGCCAACGATTTGCCAACTATTCCAATGCACCAGCAACATCCATCACTTCACTGACTAGTCCTTGGCCTTTTGTGTTGTGGGGAATTGATCTCATTGGAGAATTTTCCAAGGCCAATGGGGGTGTGAAATACGCCGTGGTGGCCGTGGATTATTTCACAAAATGGGCAGAAGCTATGTCGCTAGCCACGATCACAACAAAGAAAATCTGGGATTTTTTCTTCAACTCCATAGTCTGTAGATTTGGAATTCCATATAAACTCATCTCAGATAATGGAAAGCAGTTTGACAGTATATAA